A genomic window from Cyanobacteria bacterium GSL.Bin1 includes:
- a CDS encoding NINE protein — MNSPNSSETNSKKIVVGILGIILGALGIHKFILGYNTEGIIMLLVSLLTCGFASPIVGVIGLVEGIIYLTKTDEEFEQIYIENKKGWF; from the coding sequence ATGAACAGTCCCAATTCTAGCGAAACGAATAGTAAAAAAATTGTTGTCGGCATTTTAGGAATTATTCTGGGAGCTCTCGGAATTCATAAGTTTATACTCGGTTATAATACAGAAGGAATCATTATGTTACTAGTTAGTTTACTCACCTGTGGCTTTGCTTCTCCTATTGTCGGTGTTATTGGTTTAGTGGAGGGCATTATTTACCTGACTAAAACGGATGAAGAGTTTGAACAAATTTATATTGAGAATAAAAAAGGGTGGTTTTAG
- a CDS encoding DUF2752 domain-containing protein: protein MLRLYFHLKKRERLKRYFTLSLCTSPLIGSFFFSHTEASSPFQCLFLATTGIPCPGCGLTRSFMAVAQNNFIEALNYHLLGPFLFFALLLTCIHLILELLLRRSLVTFYVKLLRNRTAQMSFLGMLLSYHCFRLYLLFLSGELASSFENSPLGNFI, encoded by the coding sequence ATGTTACGACTGTATTTTCACTTAAAAAAACGAGAACGATTAAAGCGTTACTTCACTCTTAGTCTTTGTACCTCTCCATTGATTGGATCGTTTTTTTTCAGTCATACCGAAGCCAGTTCTCCTTTCCAATGTCTGTTTCTTGCTACTACTGGAATTCCTTGTCCGGGATGTGGACTGACTCGATCCTTTATGGCGGTTGCTCAGAATAATTTCATAGAAGCCCTGAATTATCATTTATTGGGTCCCTTTCTCTTCTTCGCCCTACTTCTCACTTGTATTCATCTTATTTTAGAATTATTATTGCGCCGTTCTCTGGTAACTTTTTATGTTAAATTATTGCGTAATCGCACCGCTCAAATGAGTTTCCTAGGGATGCTTTTAAGTTATCATTGTTTCCGGTTGTATCTTTTATTTTTATCAGGGGAATTAGCGAGTAGCTTTGAAAATTCCCCCTTAGGAAACTTCATTTAA